One Actinosynnema pretiosum DNA segment encodes these proteins:
- a CDS encoding ESX secretion-associated protein EspG has translation MTERVFRLSEQEFFLLWQSVHGPDVPVPLGVRHYGHTQAERAGLVESASRALAGRGLGTVQRPDEQLHDILRGLGEYEIGLEVVFSRGGDQGRGLATAAWHGAFAARAAGQVQLTSFHATALATKTIATLPAAPTGSGRSVSVRWTDYLAAGEAGRVDGAEGFLEALRSVGVREPEANTLLRAVISRRGGGQVAVIARNRAGYLRPTGGAVSWLDTGEGRYLVRRDGPWLVLAPANAQRLTSALEGVVAAGR, from the coding sequence GTGACCGAGCGCGTCTTCCGGCTGAGCGAGCAGGAGTTCTTCCTGCTCTGGCAGTCGGTCCACGGTCCGGACGTCCCGGTGCCGCTCGGCGTCAGGCACTACGGCCACACCCAGGCTGAGCGCGCCGGTCTGGTCGAGTCCGCGTCCCGCGCGCTCGCGGGGCGCGGGCTCGGCACCGTGCAGCGGCCCGACGAGCAGCTGCACGACATCCTGCGCGGCCTCGGCGAGTACGAGATCGGCCTGGAGGTCGTGTTCTCCAGGGGCGGCGACCAGGGGCGCGGGCTGGCCACCGCCGCGTGGCACGGCGCGTTCGCCGCCCGCGCGGCGGGCCAGGTCCAGCTCACCTCGTTCCACGCCACCGCGCTCGCCACCAAGACCATCGCGACCCTGCCCGCCGCCCCCACCGGCTCCGGCCGCTCGGTCAGCGTCCGCTGGACCGACTACCTCGCCGCGGGCGAGGCCGGGCGGGTGGACGGGGCCGAGGGCTTCCTGGAGGCGCTGCGGTCGGTCGGCGTGCGCGAGCCGGAGGCGAACACCCTGCTGCGCGCCGTGATCTCCCGCAGGGGCGGCGGCCAGGTCGCCGTGATCGCCCGCAACCGGGCGGGCTACCTGCGGCCCACCGGCGGCGCGGTGTCCTGGCTGGACACCGGCGAGGGCCGCTACCTGGTCCGCCGCGACGGCCCGTGGCTGGTGCTCGCGCCCGCGAACGCCCAGCGCCTCACCAGCGCCCTGGAGGGCGTGGTGGCGGCCGGTCGCTGA
- a CDS encoding acetoacetate--CoA ligase, whose protein sequence is MTDTQTGTAAGSPEPLWTPDPDRVAASRMAAFRDWLRAQRGLDLPDYPSLWEWSTSDLEGFWGALAEFTSTRFHSPPERVLAVDAMPGAVWFPGATLNYAEHALRHEGVAVVLRREDGHRAELTYAELRARVAAARAALRALGVVAGDRVVGLVPNTPEALIAFLAAASLGATWSSCSPDFGAPAVVDRFAQVTPKVLVAVPGYRYGGRDYDVRPVVARVRAAVPSLLATVLVGGGDEPGTLDWDALLAEHAGAEPAYDPVPFDHPLWVLYSSGTTGLPKGIVHGHGGILLEHLKMLALHSDLGPGDRFTWFTTTGWMMWNYLVSGLLVGATAVLYDGSPGHPDLSALWRVVEQERVTYFGTSAPYLQACLKAGLRPRDDHDLSALRVVGSTGAPLTPEGFRWVADAVGDVQTASVSGGTDMCTAFVAAAPDLPVWVGELSCRALGAAVAAYDERGRPVLDEVGELVVTRPMPSMPVFFWGDEDGARLREAYFETYPGVWRHGDWIRITPRGTAVIYGRSDSTLNRGGVRMGTSEFYRVVEAVDGVADSLVVDTSDAANPDGELLCFVVLDAGAPLAEVEPELRARLRTQLSPRHVPDRFVEVAEVPRTLNGKKCEVPVKRVLAGADPERAVSRDALRNPDALLPFLNWISR, encoded by the coding sequence ATGACCGACACGCAGACCGGCACCGCCGCCGGTTCGCCGGAGCCCCTGTGGACCCCCGACCCCGATCGGGTCGCGGCGAGCCGCATGGCCGCCTTCCGCGACTGGCTGCGCGCGCAGCGCGGCCTGGACCTCCCGGACTACCCGAGCCTGTGGGAGTGGTCCACGAGCGACCTGGAGGGCTTCTGGGGCGCGCTGGCCGAGTTCACCTCCACCCGGTTCCACTCGCCCCCCGAGCGCGTGCTCGCCGTCGACGCCATGCCCGGCGCGGTCTGGTTCCCCGGAGCCACCCTCAACTACGCCGAGCACGCCCTGCGCCACGAGGGCGTCGCGGTCGTGCTGCGCCGCGAGGACGGCCACCGCGCCGAGCTGACCTACGCCGAGCTGCGCGCGCGGGTCGCCGCCGCCCGAGCCGCGCTGCGGGCGCTCGGGGTGGTCGCGGGCGACCGCGTCGTCGGCCTGGTCCCCAACACCCCGGAGGCGCTGATCGCCTTCCTCGCCGCCGCGTCGCTGGGCGCCACCTGGTCCTCGTGCTCGCCGGACTTCGGCGCGCCCGCCGTGGTCGACCGGTTCGCCCAGGTGACGCCGAAGGTGCTGGTGGCCGTGCCCGGTTACCGGTACGGCGGGCGCGACTACGACGTGCGGCCGGTCGTGGCGCGGGTGCGGGCCGCCGTGCCGTCCCTGCTCGCCACCGTCCTGGTCGGAGGGGGCGACGAGCCGGGAACCCTCGACTGGGACGCCCTGCTGGCCGAGCACGCGGGCGCCGAACCGGCCTACGACCCGGTCCCGTTCGACCACCCGCTGTGGGTGCTCTACTCGTCCGGCACCACCGGACTGCCCAAGGGCATCGTCCACGGCCACGGCGGCATCCTCCTCGAACACCTGAAGATGCTCGCCCTGCACTCCGACCTGGGGCCGGGGGACCGGTTCACCTGGTTCACCACCACCGGCTGGATGATGTGGAACTACCTGGTCTCCGGCCTGCTCGTCGGCGCCACCGCCGTGCTCTACGACGGCAGCCCCGGCCACCCCGACCTGTCCGCGCTGTGGCGGGTGGTCGAGCAGGAGCGGGTCACCTACTTCGGCACCTCGGCCCCGTACCTCCAGGCGTGCCTGAAGGCGGGCCTGCGCCCCCGCGACGACCACGACCTGTCGGCGCTGCGCGTGGTCGGCTCCACCGGGGCCCCGCTCACCCCCGAGGGCTTCCGCTGGGTCGCCGACGCGGTGGGCGACGTGCAGACCGCCTCGGTCTCCGGCGGCACCGACATGTGCACCGCCTTCGTCGCCGCCGCCCCGGACCTGCCGGTGTGGGTGGGCGAGCTGTCCTGCCGGGCCCTCGGCGCCGCCGTCGCCGCGTACGACGAGCGGGGGCGGCCCGTGCTGGACGAGGTGGGCGAGCTGGTGGTCACCAGGCCCATGCCGTCGATGCCGGTGTTCTTCTGGGGCGACGAGGACGGCGCGCGCCTGCGCGAGGCGTACTTCGAGACCTATCCGGGGGTGTGGCGGCACGGCGACTGGATCCGGATCACCCCGAGGGGCACCGCGGTCATCTACGGGCGCAGCGACTCCACGCTCAACCGGGGCGGGGTGCGGATGGGCACGAGCGAGTTCTACCGGGTGGTGGAGGCGGTCGACGGGGTGGCCGACTCGCTCGTCGTGGACACCTCGGACGCGGCCAACCCGGACGGCGAGCTGCTCTGCTTCGTCGTGCTCGACGCGGGCGCGCCGCTGGCCGAGGTGGAACCGGAGCTGCGCGCGCGACTGCGCACCCAGCTCTCCCCGAGGCACGTCCCCGACCGGTTCGTCGAGGTCGCGGAGGTGCCGAGGACGTTGAACGGCAAGAAGTGCGAGGTGCCGGTGAAGCGCGTCTTGGCGGGCGCGGACCCCGAGCGGGCGGTCAGCCGGGACGCCCTGCGCAACCCGGACGCCCTGCTCCCGTTCCTGAACTGGATCTCTCGCTGA
- a CDS encoding serine hydrolase domain-containing protein yields MESLRAVSQWPVDSAAVAAVSSDGRVLGSHGDLGRRYPLASVTKLLTSYAVLVAVEEGAVEWDDPAGPEGSTVRHLIAHTSGLAFDSDKVQAAPGERRIYSNRGFEVLADAVERSSGIAFGDYLAEAVLGPLGMGSTALEGSPAAGGVSTVADLVAFAAEVQSPKLVSAGLVAEARTVAFPGLKGVLPGYGLQRENDWGLGFEIRSAKSPHWTGTTSSPGTHGHFGQSGTFLWIDPALSAACVALTDRPFGEWAVAAWTPFTDSVVAELAR; encoded by the coding sequence GTGGAGAGCTTGCGCGCGGTGTCGCAGTGGCCGGTGGACAGCGCGGCGGTGGCCGCGGTCTCCTCGGACGGCCGGGTCCTGGGGTCGCACGGGGACCTGGGGCGGCGCTACCCGCTGGCCTCGGTGACCAAGCTGCTCACCTCGTACGCGGTGCTGGTCGCGGTCGAGGAGGGCGCCGTCGAGTGGGACGACCCGGCGGGCCCCGAGGGGTCCACGGTGCGGCACCTGATCGCGCACACCTCCGGGCTGGCCTTCGACTCCGACAAGGTCCAGGCCGCCCCCGGCGAGCGCCGGATCTACTCCAACCGGGGCTTCGAGGTGCTCGCGGACGCCGTGGAGCGGTCGAGCGGCATCGCGTTCGGGGACTACCTGGCGGAGGCGGTGCTCGGCCCGCTCGGCATGGGGTCGACGGCGCTGGAGGGCTCCCCCGCCGCGGGCGGGGTGTCGACGGTGGCGGACCTGGTGGCGTTCGCGGCGGAGGTGCAGTCGCCGAAGCTGGTGTCGGCCGGGCTGGTCGCCGAGGCGAGGACCGTGGCGTTCCCCGGCCTGAAGGGCGTGCTGCCCGGTTACGGGCTCCAGCGCGAGAACGACTGGGGGCTGGGCTTCGAGATCCGGTCGGCCAAGTCGCCGCACTGGACCGGCACGACCAGCTCCCCCGGCACGCACGGGCACTTCGGGCAGAGCGGCACGTTCCTGTGGATCGACCCGGCCCTGTCGGCGGCGTGCGTGGCGCTGACCGACCGGCCGTTCGGCGAGTGGGCCGTGGCCGCGTGGACCCCGTTCACGGACTCGGTCGTGGCGGAACTGGCCCGTTAG
- a CDS encoding SdrD B-like domain-containing protein produces the protein MRHWRSALSRKSFPLVVVVVALAASTPALTASAAPSDCPAGTEGVPVTWDEPGLEWPANVVDAQVEDVGGTDLDVAVVLSDPASRNADDSNPLADFAAARPADLPGWAAIPRTGTLSSYGPGYLTAGMNSLAVGDTVSYTVRFTRPVVVPDFTVGGIDYVGLGTVPAQDPWHSHQDEVVVTAVRAGTAVATSGTGTGLGGPYALGVDGALPPGDPGATLVRGTAEPVTALRLDLSNGPDDEAAELADPRVTVLPQPADSVADAMTVRVAGFTACLGTGAITSSVYADADRDGVRDPGEAGVAGAALELRDPQGSVLATTTADASGGYAFDRLPPMTWTVRLVSATPPATYTGPTSRAVALAPGEQATAAGDFAFQPPAPQPAATTTTAPPTTAPPTTTAGPIGTSPTTTAPTTTAPAAGPVTTGPITAGPAPAQAWALASTGADVRALAPLGALLVALGGLAVSASRRRVR, from the coding sequence GTGCGGCACTGGAGGTCGGCGTTGTCCCGCAAGTCGTTCCCGCTGGTGGTGGTCGTCGTGGCGCTGGCCGCGTCCACCCCCGCGCTGACCGCCTCCGCAGCCCCGTCCGACTGCCCGGCGGGCACCGAGGGCGTGCCGGTCACCTGGGACGAACCCGGCCTGGAGTGGCCCGCGAACGTGGTGGACGCGCAGGTCGAGGACGTCGGCGGCACCGACCTGGACGTGGCCGTGGTGCTGTCCGACCCGGCCTCCCGCAACGCCGACGACAGCAACCCGCTGGCCGACTTCGCCGCCGCCCGCCCCGCCGACCTGCCGGGCTGGGCGGCCATCCCGAGGACCGGCACCCTGTCGAGCTACGGCCCCGGCTACCTGACGGCGGGCATGAACAGCCTGGCGGTGGGCGACACCGTCTCGTACACCGTCCGCTTCACCCGCCCGGTCGTCGTCCCGGACTTCACCGTCGGGGGCATCGACTACGTCGGGCTGGGGACCGTCCCGGCCCAGGACCCGTGGCACTCGCACCAGGACGAGGTCGTGGTGACCGCCGTCCGCGCGGGCACCGCCGTCGCCACCAGCGGCACGGGCACCGGGCTGGGCGGCCCGTACGCGCTCGGCGTCGACGGGGCCCTCCCGCCCGGCGATCCGGGCGCGACCCTGGTGCGCGGCACCGCCGAGCCGGTCACCGCGCTGCGCCTGGACCTCTCCAACGGCCCGGACGACGAGGCCGCCGAGCTGGCCGACCCGAGGGTCACCGTCCTCCCGCAGCCCGCGGACTCGGTGGCGGACGCCATGACCGTGCGCGTCGCGGGCTTCACCGCGTGCCTGGGCACCGGCGCGATCACGTCCTCGGTGTACGCGGACGCCGACCGGGACGGCGTGCGCGACCCCGGCGAGGCGGGCGTCGCGGGGGCGGCGCTGGAGCTGCGCGACCCGCAGGGCTCGGTGCTGGCCACCACGACCGCGGACGCCTCGGGCGGCTACGCCTTCGACCGGCTGCCGCCGATGACCTGGACGGTCCGGCTGGTGTCGGCGACCCCGCCCGCCACCTACACCGGGCCGACCAGCCGCGCCGTCGCGCTCGCGCCGGGGGAGCAGGCCACCGCGGCGGGCGACTTCGCGTTCCAGCCACCCGCGCCTCAGCCCGCGGCGACCACCACGACCGCCCCGCCCACGACCGCCCCGCCCACGACGACCGCCGGGCCGATCGGCACGTCCCCCACGACCACCGCGCCCACCACGACCGCGCCCGCCGCAGGGCCGGTCACCACGGGGCCGATCACCGCCGGGCCCGCGCCCGCCCAGGCGTGGGCGCTCGCGTCCACCGGGGCCGACGTCCGCGCGCTGGCCCCGCTCGGCGCGCTCCTGGTCGCCCTCGGCGGCCTCGCGGTCAGCGCGTCGCGGCGGCGGGTTCGCTGA
- a CDS encoding NAD-dependent epimerase/dehydratase family protein, with translation MRVLVTGARGYVGRAVAAELSGAGCEVVPLGCDVRSPGARDAARSVDAVVHLAALARVRESFGRALDHFDVNVAGTANLLRAGPARFVLASTAGVYGAPGVPVLSEDVPRAPASPYAASKAAAEDLVRWAAPGGVVLRLFNVAGGGDRDDTRIVTRACAAASGRLGPLAVHGDGGAVRDFVHVRDAARAFLVALGLDGGVFNVGATAASVADVVAAVEEVTGRPLAVEHHPAHPGEVRELRSDSARLRAAGWVPERSGLVELVRDQWLSETAAGSR, from the coding sequence ATGCGGGTATTGGTCACGGGCGCACGGGGTTACGTCGGCCGCGCGGTGGCGGCGGAGCTGTCCGGCGCGGGGTGCGAGGTGGTCCCGCTGGGGTGCGACGTGCGCTCCCCCGGGGCGCGGGACGCGGCGCGGTCGGTCGACGCGGTGGTGCACCTGGCCGCGCTGGCGCGGGTGCGCGAGTCGTTCGGGCGGGCGCTGGACCACTTCGACGTGAACGTGGCGGGCACCGCGAACCTGCTGCGCGCCGGGCCCGCCCGGTTCGTGCTCGCCTCCACGGCCGGGGTGTACGGCGCGCCGGGCGTCCCGGTGCTGTCCGAGGACGTGCCGCGCGCGCCCGCGAGCCCTTACGCGGCCTCGAAGGCCGCCGCCGAGGACCTGGTGCGCTGGGCCGCGCCGGGCGGGGTGGTGCTGCGGCTGTTCAACGTCGCGGGCGGCGGCGACCGGGACGACACGCGGATCGTCACCAGGGCGTGCGCGGCGGCGTCCGGGCGGCTCGGGCCGCTGGCGGTCCACGGCGACGGCGGCGCGGTGCGGGACTTCGTGCACGTGCGGGACGCGGCGCGGGCGTTCCTGGTCGCACTCGGGCTGGACGGCGGGGTGTTCAACGTGGGCGCGACGGCGGCGAGCGTGGCCGACGTGGTGGCCGCCGTGGAGGAGGTCACCGGACGGCCGCTGGCCGTCGAGCACCACCCGGCGCACCCCGGCGAGGTGCGGGAGCTGCGGTCGGACTCGGCGCGGCTGCGCGCGGCCGGGTGGGTCCCGGAGCGGTCCGGGCTGGTCGAGCTGGTGCGCGACCAGTGGCTCAGCGAGACCGCCGCCGGGTCGCGCTGA
- a CDS encoding ATP-grasp domain-containing protein: MDHVLLALQERLGTLFGDRRVVLAGGTRLSNRVNELHQLGARHTLVLSTDDHAPLHDSERARWVPLGIGGFVATEQNRLTKLLTSPGKRVRAVLDEFDPEGEALVISTPYSQVPSFAGRPVLSARRPEWVELENKTTVDALWDELSAPRAPAEVLGLDFDALWEATLRLDRGAGAVWSGDGPAINGGANFVRRVRDREEARDAFEVLAPKCDFVRVMPFLEGIPVSVHGIVFPDGTAVLRPIEMVVPRRAGSARFLYAGCASYYDPPARIREQMRNLARRVGERLRETVDYRGTFTLDGIATADGFLPTEINTRYGGAMVCFEDALPQLPLSLVQVALVAGHDLGVSSMEFEELLVSAADAYRHGSVGANVRAVQPTETVERPIVFSEWACRFAHPDETPHGALRLKPSPLGGKLELDFTADQLQLGRPVAALTVAAFALADQEWGTGFGPLEPAVPIADDEQPAPVVEQVFVTA; encoded by the coding sequence ATGGATCATGTCCTCCTCGCGCTCCAGGAGCGCCTCGGCACCTTGTTCGGCGACCGGCGGGTTGTCCTCGCCGGGGGCACGCGGCTGAGCAATCGCGTGAACGAGCTGCACCAGCTCGGCGCGCGCCACACGCTCGTGCTGTCGACGGACGACCACGCCCCCCTGCACGACTCCGAACGCGCCCGCTGGGTGCCGCTCGGCATCGGCGGCTTCGTCGCGACCGAGCAGAACCGGCTCACCAAGCTGCTCACCTCGCCGGGCAAGCGCGTCCGCGCGGTGCTCGACGAGTTCGACCCCGAGGGCGAAGCCCTGGTGATCAGCACCCCCTACTCCCAGGTGCCCTCGTTCGCGGGCCGCCCGGTCCTCAGCGCGCGCCGCCCCGAGTGGGTGGAGCTGGAGAACAAGACCACCGTCGACGCGCTGTGGGACGAGCTGTCCGCGCCGCGCGCCCCCGCCGAGGTGCTCGGGCTCGACTTTGACGCCCTGTGGGAGGCCACGCTCCGGCTCGACCGGGGCGCGGGCGCGGTGTGGTCCGGCGACGGCCCGGCGATCAACGGCGGCGCGAACTTCGTGCGCCGCGTCCGCGACCGCGAGGAGGCCCGCGACGCCTTCGAGGTGCTCGCGCCCAAGTGCGACTTCGTCCGCGTGATGCCGTTCCTGGAGGGCATCCCGGTCAGCGTGCACGGCATCGTCTTCCCGGACGGCACCGCCGTGCTGCGCCCGATCGAGATGGTCGTCCCGCGCCGCGCCGGGTCCGCCCGGTTCCTCTACGCGGGCTGCGCGTCCTACTACGACCCGCCCGCCCGCATCCGCGAGCAGATGCGCAACCTGGCCCGCCGGGTCGGCGAGCGGCTGCGCGAGACCGTGGACTACCGGGGCACGTTCACCCTGGACGGCATCGCCACCGCCGACGGCTTCCTGCCCACCGAGATCAACACCCGGTACGGCGGGGCCATGGTGTGCTTCGAGGACGCCCTGCCGCAGCTGCCGCTCTCGCTCGTCCAGGTGGCGCTGGTGGCCGGGCACGACCTCGGGGTGTCCTCGATGGAGTTCGAGGAGCTGCTCGTCTCGGCCGCCGACGCCTACCGGCACGGGTCGGTCGGCGCGAACGTGCGCGCGGTGCAGCCGACCGAGACCGTGGAGCGGCCCATCGTGTTCTCCGAGTGGGCCTGCCGCTTCGCGCACCCCGACGAGACCCCGCACGGCGCGCTGCGCCTCAAGCCGTCCCCGCTGGGCGGCAAGCTGGAGCTCGACTTCACCGCCGACCAGCTCCAGCTCGGCCGCCCGGTGGCCGCGCTGACCGTCGCCGCGTTCGCGCTCGCCGACCAGGAGTGGGGCACCGGCTTCGGCCCGCTGGAGCCCGCCGTCCCGATCGCCGACGACGAGCAGCCCGCCCCGGTCGTGGAGCAGGTGTTCGTCACGGCGTGA
- a CDS encoding DNA cytosine methyltransferase, whose translation MRGPTYKVVDLFSGAGGMSLGFRTHRDFTVVGAADAQIGKPSSPLGSLRCNNVYRDNIGIDPLQVDLGRIDPAVLREVWGLRRGELDVLVACPPCSGFTRITAANHLRDDPRNSLVGRVARFVAELRPKVLLMENARELVRGKQRHHLDGLAEQLIALGYEVNASSHMLSRFGLPQLRERAVVVAVDAGIPLRTLEDVWRGREVRPAAVTVRRAIGKLPPIPAGYAHPDDAMHVSPSFRADRSLDRMRAIPVDGGSWADLVGAPDTELLLNPAQVKIIEAGRWGSHPDVYGRMWWDEPARTIKRECAHVGNGRYAHPEQHRLCTVREMALLQGFPRKFRFDVSVLGNAYRHLGDAVPPLISYQLASLVRWMLSGERPTARELCLPGTSLRPSDIRPALVPSLVA comes from the coding sequence GTGCGCGGACCCACCTACAAGGTTGTCGACCTGTTCTCCGGCGCGGGTGGGATGAGCCTCGGGTTCCGAACCCACCGCGACTTCACCGTCGTCGGCGCGGCGGACGCGCAGATCGGCAAGCCCTCGTCCCCGCTGGGCTCGCTGCGGTGCAACAACGTCTACCGCGACAACATCGGCATCGACCCGCTGCAGGTCGACCTCGGCCGGATCGACCCGGCGGTGCTGCGCGAGGTGTGGGGGCTGCGGCGCGGCGAGCTGGACGTGCTGGTGGCCTGCCCGCCGTGCTCCGGCTTCACCCGGATCACCGCGGCCAACCACCTGCGCGACGACCCGCGCAACTCGCTGGTCGGCCGGGTGGCCCGGTTCGTGGCCGAGCTGCGCCCCAAGGTGCTGCTGATGGAGAACGCGCGCGAGCTGGTGCGCGGCAAGCAGCGGCACCACCTGGACGGGCTGGCCGAGCAGCTGATCGCGCTCGGCTACGAGGTGAACGCCTCCTCGCACATGCTGTCCCGGTTCGGCCTGCCGCAGCTGCGCGAGCGGGCCGTGGTGGTGGCGGTGGACGCGGGCATCCCCCTGCGGACGCTGGAGGACGTGTGGCGCGGCCGGGAGGTGCGGCCCGCCGCCGTGACGGTGCGGCGCGCCATCGGCAAGCTGCCGCCCATCCCGGCGGGCTACGCGCACCCGGACGACGCCATGCACGTCTCCCCGTCGTTCCGGGCGGACCGCTCGCTGGACCGGATGCGGGCGATCCCGGTCGACGGCGGCTCGTGGGCGGACCTCGTCGGCGCGCCGGACACCGAGCTGCTGCTGAACCCCGCCCAGGTGAAGATCATCGAGGCGGGCCGGTGGGGTTCGCACCCGGACGTCTACGGGCGGATGTGGTGGGACGAGCCCGCGCGGACCATCAAACGGGAATGCGCCCACGTCGGAAATGGTCGCTACGCGCACCCGGAACAGCACCGCTTGTGCACCGTGCGTGAGATGGCCCTTCTCCAGGGATTCCCCCGGAAGTTCCGGTTCGACGTCTCCGTGCTGGGGAACGCGTACCGGCACCTGGGCGACGCGGTGCCGCCGCTGATCTCCTACCAGCTCGCCTCGCTGGTGCGCTGGATGCTTTCCGGAGAGCGCCCCACCGCCCGTGAACTGTGCCTTCCCGGCACGTCCCTGCGTCCGAGCGACATCCGGCCCGCGCTGGTTCCGAGCCTGGTCGCTTGA
- a CDS encoding thioester domain-containing protein → MASRLLKRAGAIALGASIALTTAALPASATAIEILPIPRHDPDFAKFHEEGIEVKMSGHKDKDNWLGANLIALKVKEDGKTTGVKAYCVELPTPLENGTPLTEVPWGEHPNSGTKFKENADKINWILQNSYPVKDASVLSEATGKSVSKREAIAATQAAIWHFSDGADLDTTKDRDRQTNEDVKAVYAYLIGEKNVGIKEQPAPSLAITPKTQSGKPGDLIGPFEVSTTAGAVVLKADLPQGVTLVDAAGATLKTAAKGDASASADTKFEKVFVKVPEGAKDGQVSFSLQADAKLNSGRLFVSSDKNKKTQSLVVALPSQVTVKAEATASWKAEQVTTPPTTTSVSTSPSAPAPSSSNPSTPESSTPETSASPVPVAEKDELASTGASIFVPLLIGLGLLGAGAAAMIVMRRRKTA, encoded by the coding sequence ATGGCATCCCGGTTGTTGAAGCGTGCTGGGGCAATCGCCCTCGGTGCTTCGATCGCGCTGACCACCGCCGCCCTGCCCGCTTCCGCGACGGCCATCGAGATCCTCCCGATCCCGAGGCACGATCCCGACTTCGCGAAGTTCCACGAAGAGGGCATCGAGGTCAAGATGTCCGGTCACAAGGACAAGGACAACTGGCTCGGCGCCAACCTCATCGCGCTGAAGGTCAAGGAAGACGGCAAGACCACCGGCGTCAAGGCGTACTGCGTCGAGCTGCCGACCCCGCTGGAGAACGGCACTCCGCTGACCGAGGTCCCGTGGGGCGAGCACCCCAATTCGGGCACCAAGTTCAAGGAGAACGCCGACAAGATCAACTGGATTCTCCAGAACAGCTACCCGGTCAAGGACGCCTCCGTCCTGAGCGAGGCGACCGGCAAGTCGGTCAGCAAGCGCGAGGCCATCGCCGCCACCCAGGCCGCGATCTGGCACTTCAGCGACGGCGCCGACCTGGACACCACCAAGGACCGGGACCGCCAGACCAACGAGGACGTCAAGGCGGTCTACGCCTACCTGATCGGCGAGAAGAACGTCGGCATCAAGGAGCAGCCCGCTCCCTCGCTGGCGATCACCCCGAAGACGCAGTCGGGCAAGCCGGGCGACCTGATCGGCCCGTTCGAGGTCAGCACCACCGCGGGCGCCGTCGTCCTCAAGGCCGACCTGCCCCAGGGCGTGACCCTGGTCGACGCCGCGGGCGCGACCCTGAAGACCGCCGCCAAGGGCGACGCGTCGGCCTCCGCCGACACCAAGTTCGAGAAGGTCTTCGTCAAGGTCCCCGAGGGCGCCAAGGACGGCCAGGTCTCCTTCTCCCTGCAGGCCGACGCGAAGCTGAACAGCGGTCGCCTCTTCGTCAGCAGCGACAAGAACAAGAAGACCCAGTCGCTCGTCGTCGCGCTGCCGAGCCAGGTGACGGTCAAGGCCGAGGCCACCGCCAGCTGGAAGGCCGAGCAGGTCACCACGCCGCCGACCACCACCTCGGTGAGCACCTCCCCGAGCGCCCCGGCCCCGAGCAGCAGCAACCCGAGCACGCCGGAGTCCTCCACCCCGGAGACCTCGGCCAGCCCGGTCCCCGTCGCGGAGAAGGACGAGCTCGCCTCCACCGGCGCCTCGATCTTCGTGCCGCTGCTGATCGGCCTCGGACTGCTGGGCGCGGGCGCCGCCGCGATGATCGTGATGCGCCGCCGCAAGACCGCGTGA
- a CDS encoding antitoxin, which yields MNFDEIKNKATELLEQHHETVEKGIDQAADFISDRLGHQEQVHSVAKKAKDALPGAR from the coding sequence GTGAACTTCGACGAGATCAAGAACAAGGCGACGGAGCTGCTGGAGCAGCACCACGAGACGGTCGAGAAGGGCATCGACCAGGCGGCGGACTTCATCTCGGACCGGCTCGGGCACCAGGAGCAGGTCCACTCGGTGGCCAAGAAGGCCAAGGACGCCCTGCCGGGTGCGCGGTGA
- a CDS encoding putative glycolipid-binding domain-containing protein: MSTARTAERATAQQGESRAAARMVTWQGCAVPRLEQVRVLVSEHKLRASGRIVASGPAEQFNGSFELSVGEDGSVTRLLLRTATVAEERHVSLSRSSDGVWMVDRGHGGERADFDGAVDVDVEFAVLFAAIPIRRLGLHREPGEAELPVVRVSLPDLDVTVVRRGYRTASVGDGGSVVALRAEDGEQDVTVDAEGLVVDYPNVAQRI; this comes from the coding sequence GTGAGCACCGCCAGGACGGCCGAGCGCGCCACCGCCCAGCAGGGCGAGTCCCGCGCCGCCGCTCGCATGGTCACCTGGCAGGGGTGCGCGGTGCCCAGGCTGGAGCAGGTCCGCGTGCTGGTGTCCGAGCACAAGCTCAGGGCGTCCGGCCGGATCGTCGCCTCGGGGCCCGCCGAGCAGTTCAACGGCTCCTTCGAGCTGTCGGTCGGCGAGGACGGCTCCGTGACGCGGCTGCTGCTGCGCACCGCCACCGTCGCCGAGGAGCGGCACGTCTCGCTCAGCCGCTCCTCCGACGGCGTCTGGATGGTCGACCGGGGCCACGGCGGCGAGCGGGCCGACTTCGACGGCGCGGTCGACGTGGACGTGGAGTTCGCGGTGCTGTTCGCGGCCATCCCGATCCGGCGGCTGGGCCTGCACCGGGAGCCCGGCGAGGCCGAGCTGCCCGTGGTGCGGGTCAGCCTGCCCGACCTGGACGTCACCGTCGTGCGGCGCGGCTACCGCACCGCGTCGGTCGGCGACGGCGGCTCGGTCGTGGCGCTCCGCGCGGAGGACGGCGAGCAGGACGTCACCGTGGACGCCGAGGGGCTGGTCGTGGATTACCCGAACGTGGCGCAGCGGATCTGA